In Salvelinus namaycush isolate Seneca unplaced genomic scaffold, SaNama_1.0 Scaffold545, whole genome shotgun sequence, a single window of DNA contains:
- the LOC120041800 gene encoding pre-mRNA 3'-end-processing factor FIP1-like: MTGGYPPPMPGVVSPWPPMMDQSKQWDYYPPGPGPGPGPGPRREDKREKERERPRERPHEREREREHSPSTMAYNSDEERYRGYREYQAERGYSGGDRGGGDRGGGERGGVDRGGDRGGGERGGDRGSGGGGGERHRESSSRRRHDSEEGDSHRRHKHKKSKRSKEGKEPSDDMGGDQENQDTME, from the exons ATGACAG GTGGCTACCCTCCTCCTATGCCAGGTGTGGTGTCTCCATGGCCTCCTATGATGGACCAGTCTAAACAGTGGGACtactaccctccag GACCGGGACCGGGACCGGGACCAGGACCCAGACGGGAGGacaagagggagaaggagagagagagacccagggaGAGACcacatgagagggagagagagagagagcacagcccCTCCACAATGGCTTACAACAG TGACGAGGAGCGGTACCGCGGTTACCGGGAGTACCAGGCGGAGCGCGGCTACAGCGGCGGTGACCGTGGAGGAGGTGACCGTGGAGGGGGGGAGCGTGGAGGCGTAGACCGCGGAGGTGACCGTGGAGGTGGGGAGCGTGGTGGTGACCGTGGCAGTGGTGGTGGAGGCGGGGAGCGTCACAGAGAGAG TAGCAGCAGGAGGAGACATGATAGTGAAGAAGGAGACAGTCACAGGAGACACAAACACAAGAAGAGCAAGAGAAGCAAGGAGGGCAAGGAACCTAGTGATGACATGGGAGGAGACCAGGAGAACCAGGACACCATGGAGTGA